A genome region from Camelina sativa cultivar DH55 chromosome 10, Cs, whole genome shotgun sequence includes the following:
- the LOC104718463 gene encoding uncharacterized protein LOC104718463, translating to MKQSSMNRSCLCSILITAALICGAYFIGNAYLSEEFKERLLKWEITDKMQNTTTSTSMCENSNKPLGTEALPQGIIERTSNLETQHLWNYDDTKKRSPNRSMSLLAMAVGIKQKELVNKVIQKFPPQDFAVMLFHYDGVVDDWKQYPWNEHAIHVSVMNQTKWWFAKRFLHPDIVAEYEYIFLWDEDLGVAHFNPQRYLSIVKEEGLQISQPALDTTKSEVHHPITARRKKSKVHRRMYKYKGSGRCDDHSTNPPCIGWVEMMAPVFSRGAWRCSWYMIQNDLIHAWGLDTQLGYCAQGDRKNNVGVVDAEYIVHFGLPTLGVVETASSSVRNETDPKSTESLESREVDNRPEVRMKSFIEMKRFKERWKKAVRDDRCWVDPY from the exons AGTTCGATGAATCGATCGTGTCTCTGTAGTATCTTAATAACTGCTGCTTTGATCTGTGGTGCTTACTTCATTGGCAATGCTTATCTTTCTGAAGAATTTAAAGAG AGACTGCTTAAGTGGGAAATCACTGATAAGATGCAGAACACAACAACATCAACCAGTATGTGCGAG AATTCCAATAAGCCATTGGGTACTGAAGCATTACCGCAAGGAATAATCGAGAGAACATCGAACTTGGAAACGCAACATCTATGGAACTACGATGACACAAAAAAG agAAGTCCGAACCGCTCGATGAGTTTGCTAGCTATGGCAGTTGGAATCAAACAAAAGGAGCTAGTCAACAAAGTTATCCAAAAG TTTCCTCCTCAAGATTTCGCGGTCATGCTTTTTCATTACGATGGTGTTGTCGATGATTGGAAGCAGTATCCATGGAATGAGCATGCAATTCATGTTTCCGTaatgaatcaaacaaaatg GTGGTTCGCCAAGAGATTCTTGCATCCTGATATAGTTGCGgagtatgaatatatatttctttgggACGAGGATCTTGGTGTAGCTCATTTCAATCCTCAACG atACCTATCTATTGTCAAAGAAGAGGGGCTTCAGATATCACAACCTGCTCTCGACACTACAAAATCAGAAGTGCATCATCCTATAACTGCTCGTCGCAAGAAATCAAAAGTTCATAGGAGGATGTATAAATACAAAGGTAGCGGGAGATGTGATGACCATAGCACCAATCCTCCCTGCATCGG GTGGGTAGAAATGATGGCACCTGTGTTCTCAAGAGGAGCATGGAGATGTTCTTGGTATATGATTCAG AATGATTTGATCCATGCATGGGGTCTGGATACGCAGCTTGGTTATTGCGCTcaa GGTGATCGTAAGAATAATGTTGGTGTTGTTGATGCGGAGTACATAGTTCATTTCGGTCTTCCAACGCTCGGTGTGGTTGAAACCGCTTCAAGCTCTGTACGGAATGAGACAGACCCGAAATCAACG GAATCATTGGAGTCTCGTGAAGTAGATAATAGACCAGAAGTGAGGATGAAATCATTCATAGAGATGAAGAGATTTAAGGAACGTTGGAAGAAAGCTGTGAGAGATGATAGATGTTGGGTCGATCCGTATTAG